A single region of the Halorussus gelatinilyticus genome encodes:
- a CDS encoding aminotransferase class III-fold pyridoxal phosphate-dependent enzyme yields the protein MDRDTAEPTVEDMPGKRAEEWADFHHQFSAPSTYVYDFVWDFTAPAEGPFCTDVDGNVLLDFTSHVASAPLGYNNPKIMEKFEEFDLVDPLKIAGQDFYAAGGWPPEEPELPGPTQLMDRLTDLTSHYDLDTVFLSNSGAEAVENAIKISYAQGGRRAFTFDGAFHGRTLGALSLNRSKVNHRKGYPEIGGVVSVPYPSTEEDYREKWLTDGPGGNVVADKLDPEQGVIDPEEVAYLILEPVQGEGGYRVPHDGFIADLAAIRERFDVTVISDEIQAGMGRTGEMWGIDHLDLEPDVITSAKGLRAGATVANSDLFPKEKARLSSTWGAGKIVDSMQGVFTIDAIHEHDLLANATERGRQMTELLEDANLPNVTDVRGRGLMLAVEFDTKERREAVVKAALKRGLLVLGCGYKTLRLLPPLDVTEREIELAFDLFRASVEDVA from the coding sequence ATGGACAGAGACACCGCAGAACCGACGGTTGAAGACATGCCCGGAAAACGAGCAGAGGAGTGGGCCGACTTCCACCACCAGTTCTCCGCGCCGAGTACCTACGTCTACGACTTCGTGTGGGACTTCACCGCACCGGCCGAGGGGCCGTTCTGTACCGACGTGGACGGCAACGTCCTGCTGGACTTCACGAGTCACGTCGCGTCCGCGCCGCTCGGGTACAACAACCCCAAAATCATGGAGAAGTTCGAGGAGTTCGACCTCGTCGACCCGTTGAAAATCGCGGGGCAGGACTTCTACGCCGCCGGCGGCTGGCCGCCCGAAGAGCCGGAACTCCCCGGCCCGACCCAGTTGATGGACCGACTCACCGACCTCACGAGCCACTACGATCTGGACACCGTGTTCCTCTCGAACTCCGGCGCTGAGGCGGTCGAGAACGCCATCAAGATCAGCTACGCGCAGGGCGGCCGCCGTGCGTTCACCTTCGACGGCGCGTTCCACGGTCGGACGCTCGGCGCGCTCAGCCTCAACCGCTCGAAGGTCAACCACCGCAAGGGCTACCCCGAAATCGGCGGCGTCGTCTCGGTGCCCTACCCCTCGACCGAGGAGGACTACCGCGAGAAGTGGCTGACCGACGGTCCCGGCGGCAACGTCGTCGCGGACAAACTCGACCCCGAGCAGGGTGTCATCGACCCCGAGGAGGTCGCCTACCTCATCCTCGAACCCGTGCAGGGCGAGGGCGGCTACCGAGTGCCCCACGACGGCTTTATCGCCGACCTCGCGGCAATTCGGGAGCGCTTCGACGTGACCGTCATCAGCGACGAGATTCAGGCCGGGATGGGCCGGACCGGCGAGATGTGGGGTATCGACCACCTCGACCTCGAACCGGACGTCATCACCTCCGCGAAGGGTCTCCGGGCGGGCGCGACGGTCGCCAACTCCGACCTCTTCCCCAAGGAGAAGGCGCGACTCTCCTCGACGTGGGGCGCGGGCAAAATCGTGGACTCGATGCAGGGCGTGTTCACCATCGACGCCATCCACGAGCACGACCTGCTCGCCAACGCGACCGAGCGCGGCCGCCAGATGACCGAACTGCTCGAAGACGCCAATCTGCCGAACGTCACCGACGTTCGCGGCCGCGGCCTGATGCTCGCGGTGGAGTTCGACACCAAGGAGCGCCGCGAGGCGGTCGTGAAGGCCGCCCTGAAGCGCGGCCTGCTCGTCCTCGGCTGTGGCTACAAGACGCTCCGACTCCTGCCGCCGCTCGACGTGACCGAGCGCGAAATCGAACTCGCCTTCGACCTGTTCCGTGCGTCGGTCGAGGACGTGGCCTGA
- a CDS encoding MgtC/SapB family protein: MPGLADFLTQVPLDSEVVRIALAGALGLFLGLEREWSHKPAGIRTFTLISLLGAVFTLLDKDVLLFLGGLLVIVQGIMLGVQGLMADTEEEEGLSLTTSVSMLVSFGVGALVMQGYILVGVTVAVLSSLLLVLKRELHSFAWGMSREELRSAVEFAILAFVIYPLLPGEEFAFGIQPRVVWLMVVTVAAIGIVNYAVVTAYGGRGIAVTGFFGGLASSTAVVGTMLDHVRQRPEAASYGVAAILLADAAMAVRNLAIALAFTFPSGRPVLYGAILPLGAVILGSVAIAAYTADWSEKVEMNLESPFSLRNALGFGAIFLLVIAGGAVAQQQFGSAGFYVTAVLSGLVSSAGATSSAVLLYMGGTIDHQTSVFGILLATASSIVVKAALTISAPDRSFSYRVAAWSGVLLAGSAIAAVLATL; the protein is encoded by the coding sequence GTGCCGGGTCTCGCCGATTTCCTGACGCAGGTGCCGCTGGACAGCGAAGTGGTCCGCATCGCGCTGGCGGGTGCGCTCGGACTGTTCCTCGGACTGGAGCGCGAGTGGTCGCACAAGCCCGCGGGGATTCGGACCTTCACGCTCATCAGTCTCCTCGGCGCGGTGTTCACGCTGCTCGACAAGGACGTCCTCCTGTTTCTCGGCGGCCTGCTCGTCATCGTCCAGGGCATCATGCTCGGGGTGCAGGGGTTGATGGCCGACACGGAGGAGGAAGAGGGCCTGTCGCTGACGACCTCAGTGTCGATGCTGGTCTCGTTCGGGGTCGGCGCGCTCGTGATGCAGGGCTACATCCTCGTGGGCGTGACGGTGGCGGTGCTGTCGTCGCTGTTGCTGGTCCTCAAGCGCGAACTCCACTCGTTCGCGTGGGGGATGTCCCGCGAGGAGTTGCGGTCGGCCGTCGAGTTCGCCATCCTCGCGTTCGTCATCTACCCGCTGCTGCCCGGCGAGGAGTTCGCCTTCGGCATCCAACCCCGCGTGGTCTGGCTGATGGTCGTCACCGTCGCGGCAATCGGCATCGTCAACTACGCGGTCGTGACGGCCTACGGCGGCCGAGGCATCGCGGTCACGGGCTTCTTCGGCGGACTGGCCTCCTCGACCGCGGTCGTCGGGACGATGCTCGACCACGTGCGCCAGCGCCCCGAGGCGGCCTCCTACGGCGTGGCGGCCATCCTGCTGGCCGACGCCGCGATGGCGGTCCGGAACCTCGCCATCGCGCTGGCGTTCACGTTCCCGAGCGGTCGGCCGGTCCTCTACGGTGCGATTCTGCCGCTCGGGGCGGTCATCCTCGGGAGCGTGGCCATCGCGGCCTATACCGCCGACTGGTCCGAGAAGGTCGAGATGAACCTCGAAAGCCCGTTCTCGCTCCGGAACGCGCTCGGGTTCGGGGCCATCTTCCTGCTGGTCATCGCGGGCGGCGCGGTCGCCCAACAGCAGTTCGGCTCGGCCGGGTTCTACGTCACCGCGGTTCTCTCCGGACTGGTCTCCAGCGCGGGCGCGACCTCCTCGGCGGTTCTCCTCTACATGGGCGGGACCATCGACCACCAGACCTCGGTGTTCGGCATCCTGCTGGCGACCGCCTCCTCCATCGTCGTGAAGGCCGCGCTGACTATCTCCGCGCCGGACCGGAGTTTCAGCTACCGGGTCGCGGCGTGGAGCGGCGTCCTCCTCGCGGGGTCGGCGATTGCCGCGGTCCTGGCGACGCTGTAG
- a CDS encoding AI-2E family transporter, translating into MVGGLDIDRTRIGWWLVGAVLGAAVLYVVYSFVGTFVFGIFLYYATRPVYKRLRRRIRPSSLAAATALFALALPVLLLVTYTAAIGLQEFNNIAKRTDVDGFQTAIQPYIDVSTLARSPEELLANPDPALVEEIGRSALDYLGFIGNAVLHLFVMIAIAFYLLRDDHRLSRFFRRQFGDEGGVAEAYVRAVDRDFNSIFFGNILNALLTGTIGAAAYNTLNMVAPTELVVPYPTLVGLLTGAASLIPIVGMKLVYFPISAYLGIETVMADPAFLWFPALFFVVSLVLVDTIPDLVLRPYVSGRNLHVGLVMLAYIFGPLLFGWYGIFLGPMILVLVVHFVRIVLPELVAGEPIRPWAVDPTYLFDREPRATHPEETFDTDDSTGEVADADDTGETADDAHAGGVTEETGANDSDGVSTPSGGTDG; encoded by the coding sequence ATGGTCGGCGGTCTGGACATCGACCGGACGCGAATCGGCTGGTGGCTGGTCGGGGCGGTGCTGGGAGCGGCGGTGCTGTACGTCGTCTACTCGTTCGTCGGAACCTTCGTGTTCGGCATCTTCCTCTACTACGCGACCCGGCCGGTGTACAAGCGCCTGCGGCGACGCATCCGGCCGTCGAGTCTGGCCGCCGCGACCGCGCTGTTCGCGCTCGCGCTCCCCGTCCTGCTTCTGGTGACGTACACCGCGGCCATCGGACTCCAAGAGTTCAACAACATCGCCAAGCGGACCGACGTGGATGGGTTCCAGACCGCGATTCAACCGTACATCGACGTCTCGACGCTCGCCCGGAGCCCCGAGGAACTGCTGGCGAACCCCGACCCCGCGCTGGTCGAGGAGATCGGGCGCTCGGCGCTCGACTATCTGGGGTTCATCGGGAACGCGGTGCTCCACCTGTTCGTGATGATCGCCATCGCGTTCTATCTACTCCGGGACGACCACCGCCTCTCGCGGTTCTTCCGGCGGCAGTTCGGCGACGAGGGCGGCGTCGCCGAGGCGTACGTCCGCGCGGTGGACCGGGACTTCAACAGCATCTTCTTCGGCAACATCCTGAACGCCCTGCTCACGGGGACCATCGGCGCGGCGGCGTACAACACCCTGAACATGGTCGCGCCGACCGAACTCGTCGTCCCGTATCCGACGCTGGTCGGCCTGCTGACCGGCGCGGCCAGTCTCATCCCCATCGTCGGGATGAAGTTGGTCTACTTCCCGATTTCTGCGTATCTCGGCATCGAGACCGTGATGGCCGACCCCGCCTTCCTCTGGTTTCCGGCGCTCTTCTTCGTCGTCTCGCTCGTCCTCGTGGACACGATTCCGGACCTCGTGTTGCGGCCGTACGTCTCGGGCCGGAACCTCCACGTCGGTCTCGTCATGCTCGCGTACATCTTCGGGCCGCTGCTGTTCGGGTGGTACGGCATCTTCCTCGGCCCGATGATTCTGGTGCTGGTCGTCCACTTCGTCCGCATCGTCCTGCCGGAGTTGGTCGCGGGCGAACCCATCCGGCCGTGGGCGGTGGACCCGACGTACCTCTTCGACCGCGAACCCCGCGCGACCCACCCCGAGGAGACGTTCGACACCGACGACTCGACCGGCGAAGTGGCGGACGCAGACGACACCGGCGAAACGGCTGACGACGCCCACGCGGGCGGAGTCACCGAGGAGACCGGAGCGAATGATTCCGACGGCGTCTCCACACCGTCGGGCGGGACCGACGGATAA
- a CDS encoding PadR family transcriptional regulator, whose amino-acid sequence MHDLTGFQRDLLYVIAGLDEPHGLAIKDELENYYEKEIHHGRLYPNLDTLVDKGLVEKGQRDRRTNFYTLTRRGDREIEARREWEAQYIELSVEA is encoded by the coding sequence ATGCACGACCTGACAGGTTTTCAACGCGACTTGCTGTACGTCATCGCGGGACTGGACGAACCGCACGGCCTCGCTATCAAGGACGAACTGGAGAACTACTACGAGAAGGAGATTCACCACGGCCGACTCTACCCGAACCTCGACACCTTGGTAGACAAGGGACTCGTCGAGAAGGGCCAGCGCGACCGCCGGACCAACTTCTACACGTTGACCCGCCGGGGCGACCGCGAAATCGAGGCCCGCAGGGAGTGGGAAGCCCAATACATCGAACTGAGCGTCGAAGCCTGA
- a CDS encoding amphi-Trp domain-containing protein gives MPEEVLFETERRMDRSDVAAYFRTVAEKLESGGDLTLSAGDQSVTLAPPAQPTFEVKAERETPSSGGPGELSVEFELEWDEDGGQGGETDASLDIQ, from the coding sequence ATGCCAGAAGAAGTACTCTTCGAGACCGAGCGCCGAATGGACCGAAGCGACGTGGCGGCCTACTTCCGGACCGTCGCCGAGAAACTCGAATCGGGCGGGGACCTCACGCTGTCGGCGGGCGACCAGTCGGTGACGCTCGCGCCGCCCGCGCAACCGACCTTCGAGGTGAAGGCCGAGCGCGAGACGCCGAGCAGCGGCGGTCCCGGCGAACTGAGCGTCGAGTTCGAACTGGAGTGGGACGAGGACGGCGGACAGGGCGGCGAGACGGACGCCTCGCTGGATATTCAGTAA
- a CDS encoding DUF1028 domain-containing protein produces the protein MEPRPSTFSIVARDPDTEAVGVAVQSKFVSVGSVVPFASADAGAIATQSFANVAYGPDGLDLLREGKSAAEVVEALTDGDPEAAQRQVGVVGRDGSVAAFTGDECFEFAGDRQGETYTVQGNILENEATLDAMEDAYRETEGGLPEKLVAALHAGNEAGGDKRGEQSAALYVVKPEGGYDGKNDRWIDVRVDDHEAPIDELERVFKLYDVTLLEREEPDDVRELSGETARAVTATLADLGFYDGEPTETFGETERDALEEFRGMNNFENHDLGVVEDALARGWSDAEGEGEDRLVDAIWHGLSRLDRK, from the coding sequence ATGGAACCGCGACCATCCACGTTCTCCATCGTCGCGCGCGACCCCGACACCGAGGCGGTCGGCGTGGCCGTCCAGTCGAAGTTCGTCAGCGTCGGCTCCGTCGTGCCGTTCGCCAGCGCCGACGCGGGCGCGATAGCCACCCAGAGCTTCGCCAACGTCGCCTACGGCCCGGACGGGCTGGACCTGCTTCGAGAGGGGAAATCCGCCGCCGAGGTGGTCGAGGCGCTGACCGACGGCGACCCGGAGGCCGCCCAGCGACAGGTCGGCGTCGTCGGACGCGACGGCTCCGTCGCGGCGTTCACCGGCGACGAATGCTTCGAGTTCGCGGGCGACCGACAGGGCGAGACCTACACCGTGCAGGGCAACATCCTCGAAAACGAGGCGACCTTGGACGCGATGGAGGACGCCTACCGGGAAACGGAAGGCGGACTGCCCGAGAAACTCGTCGCGGCGCTCCACGCGGGCAACGAGGCGGGCGGCGACAAGCGCGGCGAGCAGAGCGCCGCGCTCTACGTCGTCAAACCCGAGGGCGGCTACGACGGCAAGAACGACCGCTGGATAGACGTGCGCGTGGACGACCACGAGGCTCCCATCGACGAACTCGAACGAGTGTTCAAGCTCTACGACGTGACCCTGCTGGAGCGCGAGGAACCCGACGACGTGCGGGAGCTTTCCGGCGAGACCGCCCGCGCGGTCACCGCGACGCTCGCGGACCTCGGGTTCTACGACGGCGAACCGACCGAGACGTTCGGCGAGACCGAGCGCGACGCGCTCGAAGAGTTCCGGGGCATGAACAACTTCGAGAACCACGACCTCGGAGTCGTCGAGGACGCGCTGGCCCGCGGATGGAGCGACGCCGAGGGCGAGGGCGAAGACCGGCTGGTGGACGCCATCTGGCACGGCCTGTCGCGCTTGGACCGGAAGTGA
- a CDS encoding DUF7528 family protein: MVEKFAAQCDSSEREQSGSEERDRTETIAVTVAGETHELSRAEAEQLQSALGEALTKRREFVRTVGTHREDGSYVVERRRAESSGHRKVFESFAALRRFYDELPEAFTAADVEQSGLTGGRRHVLVHHFAEHPSFDCELAKRQPLTARKTDAPPNRGGETGE, from the coding sequence CTGGTCGAGAAATTCGCCGCGCAGTGTGACTCTTCTGAGCGCGAGCAGTCCGGTTCCGAGGAGCGCGACCGAACCGAGACGATCGCCGTCACCGTCGCGGGCGAGACTCACGAACTGAGCAGAGCCGAGGCCGAGCAGTTACAGTCGGCGCTCGGCGAGGCGCTGACCAAGCGCCGGGAGTTCGTACGCACCGTCGGAACCCACCGCGAGGACGGGAGTTACGTCGTGGAGCGCCGGCGAGCCGAGTCGTCGGGCCACCGGAAGGTCTTCGAGAGCTTCGCCGCGCTCCGGCGATTCTACGACGAGTTGCCCGAGGCGTTCACCGCCGCGGACGTGGAGCAGTCGGGGCTGACCGGCGGGCGCAGACACGTACTGGTCCACCACTTCGCGGAGCATCCCAGCTTCGACTGCGAACTCGCAAAGCGCCAGCCGTTGACCGCGCGCAAGACCGACGCGCCGCCGAATCGCGGGGGTGAAACCGGGGAGTGA
- a CDS encoding DUF7117 family protein encodes MKVRGQRECKDCGARWSYYETGSVECPDCGSLRSVGVEEERNLHTDTPVEFDLTEVREDVDARPLREVADRAGDLAAEYVRKRGFVRGGDLRPLDDTYLAAQELRHAADVVGRGLDLSDDEEWYFLALLRGADAGGESASATDADSPTETGPDRRPAPDEVPKSMQPIRGLAYADAVAEYRREMADWVDEQGESGEPGVRAQARDALETLGDHVKRVQALDGDVNAANAELLVSATRDVSRYLREGDDDALVSARDRFGRLAE; translated from the coding sequence ATGAAAGTTCGCGGCCAGCGCGAGTGCAAGGACTGCGGCGCGCGGTGGTCCTACTACGAGACGGGGAGCGTCGAGTGCCCGGACTGCGGAAGCCTCCGGAGCGTCGGCGTCGAGGAAGAGCGCAACCTCCACACCGACACCCCGGTCGAGTTCGACCTGACCGAGGTCCGCGAGGACGTGGACGCCCGACCGCTCCGGGAGGTCGCCGACCGCGCGGGCGACCTCGCGGCCGAGTACGTCCGCAAGCGGGGGTTCGTGCGCGGCGGCGACCTCCGGCCGTTGGACGACACCTACCTCGCGGCCCAGGAACTCCGCCACGCCGCCGACGTGGTGGGCCGCGGACTGGACCTGAGCGACGACGAGGAGTGGTACTTCCTCGCGCTCCTGCGCGGCGCAGACGCCGGTGGCGAGTCGGCGTCGGCGACCGACGCCGACTCGCCGACCGAAACTGGCCCCGACCGACGCCCCGCGCCAGACGAGGTGCCGAAGTCGATGCAGCCGATTCGCGGACTGGCCTACGCCGACGCGGTGGCCGAGTACCGCCGCGAGATGGCCGACTGGGTGGACGAGCAGGGAGAAAGCGGCGAACCGGGGGTCCGCGCACAGGCCCGCGACGCCCTCGAAACGCTGGGCGACCACGTCAAGCGCGTGCAGGCACTCGACGGTGACGTGAACGCCGCGAACGCGGAACTGCTCGTGTCGGCGACTCGCGACGTGAGTCGCTACCTCCGCGAGGGCGACGACGACGCGCTCGTCAGCGCGCGCGACCGATTCGGCAGGTTGGCGGAGTGA
- a CDS encoding bifunctional methylenetetrahydrofolate dehydrogenase/methenyltetrahydrofolate cyclohydrolase, protein MTEVIDGDAVAERIRDDLRDSIETLADEGVEVGLATVLMSDDPASETYVSMKQRDCEEVGIEGIHVEIDPDAPAEDLHETVADLNDDPDVHGILVQMPVPDHVDDREVLRAVDPEKDVDGFHPENVGRLVAGHARYRPCTPHGVQKLLDSADVETEGADVTVVGRSNIVGKPLANLLVQKAEDGNATVTVCHSRTDDLAAKTRQADVVVAACGVPEMIDGSMLSEGTTVIDVGVNRVDADNEKGYELVGDVDFESAKEKASAITPVPGGVGPMTRAMLLYNTVKAAGRQEGVDVDLP, encoded by the coding sequence ATGACAGAGGTAATCGACGGCGACGCCGTCGCCGAGCGAATCCGCGACGACCTCCGGGACAGCATCGAGACGCTGGCCGACGAGGGCGTCGAAGTCGGACTGGCGACCGTCCTGATGAGCGACGACCCCGCGAGCGAGACCTACGTCTCGATGAAACAGCGCGACTGCGAGGAGGTCGGCATCGAGGGCATCCACGTCGAGATAGACCCCGACGCACCGGCCGAGGACCTCCACGAGACCGTCGCGGACCTCAACGACGACCCCGACGTCCACGGAATTTTGGTCCAGATGCCCGTCCCGGACCACGTGGACGACCGCGAGGTCCTCCGGGCCGTGGACCCCGAGAAGGACGTGGACGGCTTCCACCCAGAGAACGTCGGGCGACTCGTCGCGGGCCACGCGCGCTACCGACCCTGCACTCCCCACGGCGTCCAGAAACTGCTCGACTCGGCGGACGTCGAGACCGAGGGCGCGGACGTGACCGTCGTCGGCCGGTCGAACATCGTCGGCAAGCCGCTGGCCAACCTGCTCGTCCAGAAGGCCGAGGACGGCAACGCCACCGTGACGGTGTGCCACTCCCGGACCGACGACCTCGCGGCGAAGACTCGACAGGCCGACGTGGTGGTCGCGGCCTGCGGCGTCCCGGAGATGATAGACGGGTCGATGCTCTCGGAGGGGACGACGGTCATCGACGTGGGCGTCAACCGCGTGGACGCCGACAACGAGAAGGGCTACGAACTCGTCGGCGACGTGGACTTCGAGAGCGCGAAGGAGAAGGCCAGCGCCATCACGCCGGTCCCCGGCGGCGTCGGCCCGATGACCCGCGCGATGCTCCTCTACAACACGGTCAAGGCCGCGGGCCGACAGGAAGGCGTGGACGTGGACCTGCCCTGA
- the glyA gene encoding serine hydroxymethyltransferase → MEYDRVRDVDPEVADALEAEVERQRDTLEMIASENHVSEAVMEAQGSVLTNKYAEGYPGSRYYGGCEHVDTVEELAIERAKELWGAEHVNVQPHSGTQANMAVYFAMLDPGDKILSLDLTHGGHLSHGHHANFTGQLYEVEQYEVDPDTGYLDYEALRDHAEEFEPDIIVSGYSAYPREVEWETIQEAADAVDAYHLADMAHITGLVAAGEHPSPVGVADFVTGSTHKTIRAGRGGMVLCDEEYADDIDSAVIPGMQGGPLMHNIAGKAVGFREALEPEFEEYASQTVANAKALGESLQDHGFGLVSEGTDTHLVLVDLRESHEDVTGKDAEEALEDVGIVLNANTVPGETRSPFVTSGIRAGTPALTTRGFDEEDCRYVGDLIARVVNNIGDEDVMGEVAEEVQELCEANSIYE, encoded by the coding sequence ATGGAGTACGACCGCGTCCGCGACGTAGACCCCGAGGTAGCAGACGCACTCGAAGCCGAAGTAGAGCGCCAGCGCGACACCTTGGAGATGATCGCCAGCGAGAACCACGTCAGCGAGGCCGTGATGGAGGCCCAAGGGAGCGTCCTCACCAACAAGTACGCCGAGGGCTACCCCGGTTCGCGGTACTACGGCGGGTGCGAACACGTCGATACCGTCGAGGAGTTGGCCATCGAGCGCGCGAAAGAGCTGTGGGGTGCGGAACACGTCAACGTCCAGCCCCACTCCGGGACGCAGGCGAACATGGCGGTCTACTTCGCCATGCTCGACCCCGGCGACAAGATTCTCTCGCTCGACCTGACCCACGGCGGCCACCTCAGCCACGGTCACCACGCCAACTTCACCGGCCAGTTGTACGAGGTCGAGCAGTACGAAGTGGACCCCGACACGGGGTATCTCGACTATGAGGCCCTGCGCGACCACGCCGAGGAGTTCGAACCGGACATCATCGTGTCCGGCTACTCTGCGTACCCGCGCGAGGTCGAGTGGGAGACGATTCAGGAGGCCGCCGACGCGGTGGACGCCTACCACCTCGCGGACATGGCCCACATCACGGGTCTCGTCGCCGCGGGCGAGCATCCCTCGCCGGTCGGCGTCGCCGACTTCGTGACCGGTTCGACGCACAAGACCATCCGCGCGGGCCGGGGCGGGATGGTGCTGTGCGACGAGGAGTACGCCGACGACATCGACTCCGCGGTGATCCCCGGCATGCAGGGCGGACCGCTGATGCACAACATCGCGGGGAAGGCGGTCGGCTTCCGGGAGGCGCTCGAACCCGAGTTCGAGGAGTACGCGAGCCAGACCGTCGCCAACGCGAAGGCGCTCGGGGAGAGCCTACAGGACCACGGCTTCGGTCTCGTCTCCGAGGGAACCGACACCCACCTCGTACTGGTGGACCTCCGCGAGTCCCACGAGGACGTGACCGGAAAGGACGCCGAAGAGGCCCTCGAAGACGTGGGCATCGTGCTGAACGCCAACACCGTCCCCGGCGAGACGCGCTCGCCGTTCGTCACGTCGGGCATCCGCGCGGGGACGCCCGCGCTGACGACCCGCGGGTTCGACGAGGAAGACTGCCGATACGTCGGCGACCTCATCGCGCGCGTCGTCAACAACATCGGAGACGAGGACGTGATGGGCGAGGTCGCGGAGGAGGTCCAGGAACTCTGCGAGGCGAACTCCATCTACGAGTAA
- the tbsP gene encoding transcriptional regulator TbsP, with translation METESNLLDHEIAEILRTVIDEAPESMLVVNPSKDAIEELITVATEYEGDLPELRMLAQSGTLKDVMEDFIVGSNAADLIDAGSLSLRTTDDVPSNSLLVTDEVVIALVTADDRVGGLTADDEEFVAEAYDSYSAQFEAADEFSLRTPPLSRVRDTLGDEISPDAQEDFDEVLSSMETARGDGDGLDEVTISLLVAAKNEALLYDISKWGEDVGIASKATFSRTKTKLEDMGLIGTEKVPIDVGRPRLRLKLANDELRNADTDQLASAAQSLLH, from the coding sequence ATGGAGACCGAATCGAATTTACTCGACCACGAAATCGCCGAAATCCTTCGGACGGTCATCGACGAAGCGCCCGAATCGATGCTCGTCGTCAACCCGTCGAAGGACGCTATCGAAGAGCTGATCACCGTCGCCACGGAGTACGAGGGCGACCTGCCGGAACTGCGCATGCTCGCGCAGTCGGGCACGCTAAAAGACGTGATGGAGGACTTCATCGTCGGCAGTAACGCGGCAGACCTCATCGACGCGGGGTCGCTCTCGCTGCGCACCACCGACGACGTGCCGAGCAACTCCCTGCTCGTCACCGACGAAGTCGTCATCGCGCTCGTGACGGCCGACGACCGCGTCGGCGGGCTCACGGCCGACGACGAGGAGTTCGTCGCGGAAGCCTACGACTCCTACTCCGCGCAGTTCGAGGCCGCCGACGAGTTCTCGCTGCGCACCCCGCCGCTCTCGCGCGTCCGCGACACGCTCGGCGACGAGATCAGCCCCGACGCCCAAGAGGACTTCGACGAAGTGCTGTCCTCGATGGAGACCGCGCGTGGCGACGGCGACGGACTCGACGAGGTTACCATCAGTCTGCTCGTCGCGGCGAAGAACGAGGCCTTGCTGTACGACATCAGCAAGTGGGGCGAGGACGTCGGCATCGCCAGCAAGGCGACGTTCTCGCGGACGAAGACCAAGCTCGAAGACATGGGTCTCATCGGGACCGAGAAGGTCCCCATCGACGTTGGTCGCCCGCGCCTGCGCCTGAAGCTGGCCAACGACGAACTCCGCAACGCGGACACCGACCAGCTCGCCAGCGCGGCCCAGAGCCTCCTGCACTGA